A window of Sphingobacterium kitahiroshimense genomic DNA:
CATCCAGTTCCTCTGCGAGGATCATCGGAAGAGATGTCTTTACATTCTGTCCAAATTCAGGATTGGGATTAAATAATAGTACATCACCATTTGGGTAAATTTTGATATAGCTGTTCAATTCAATTATAGCATCGGCTACTGGTCCTGGCTCACTTGCCATCGCTCCAGCACCCGGCCAGTTGAAATGTAAAATCATTCCGCCACCTGCTAAAAGCGCGGCTTTTAAAAAAGATCTTCTGCCTAGCGTCGTTTTATCTGTTGTCATCGCTTATTTCTTTGATTTTTTGAAAAAATAATTACTTCGTGGGAGCATAAGCACCTGTTGTCAACCAGGTAATCCAAGCTTCTTTAAAAGCAGCATGACTAATCGGAGGCAGTGTCCTTCCTTCTCCGGGCTCCCAGCCCCATTTTACCAATCCATCATCCGCATGCGCTATCAATGCTTTTAGATCTTTATTTCCATTTTGTTTTCGGTCTACCAACTGCTTAGCCAATTCATATGCACTTTTTCCTTCAAAGACCATTTTCATATCCGCAGGTGGAAGATGCCAATTCGGACTTCCTGGCGGAGTTTTCAATCCTGTTGTATTTTCATCCTGATGGCAGTTATTACATTTCATGGTCAGCATTCCTTTTCCTTCAGGCCCGCGTTTCGGAAACATCGCATGCAACTTGCGCTCATCACCCTGAAGCGGAATATCACCGCTTGGATGGCAATTCACACATCGGGGACTCTGTAGCACAGCATATACTTTTTTAAACGCTTCAACAGACTGTATGCTATCTTTCTTGACCCTGATATTCGGTTCTAATGTATTTTCAGATCGGGAATCACTTGTAAAAGCAGAAACCAGAACCGTTAAAAACAGACCGATGACACCCAAAGTCAATGCAAGCTTGTAAGTACCTTTGCTTCTTATATTTTTTAATATTTTCATGAGCTATTTTTTAGCAGATTACACATCTATACATAACCATTTATTTCTTTTGCAATGATGCAGCATGATGTATGGCCTGACGAATTCGAGAATAAGTTCCGCAACGGCAGATGTTTCCGGTCATGGCATCATCAATATCCTGATCAGTTGGATTCGGCCGTTCACGTAATAATACAGCTGCCGACATGATTTGACCGGCATGACAGTAACCACATTGGGGCACATCCACATCTTTCCAGGCAACTTGCAATGGATGGTCACCTTTTTCAGAAAGACCCTCAATCGTGATCACCTCTTTGCCAACTGCGCGTTTCATTTTTGTAACACAGGATCTTACCGCTTCACCGTCCATATGGACCACACAAGCACCGCATTGTGCTACTCCACAGCCGTATTTTGTTCCAGTCAAACCGACGACATCACGTAAAAACCACAGCAGTGGCATTTCTTTATCAATAACGACCTCGTATTCCTTTTTGTTAATGCGAATGGTTTCCATAATTGTGTATGTTAGTTGTTATATAACAGTCTGTATTCATCATTTGTTTATTTTGGGCTTATCCTCTTTCTTTCAGATGCTTTGGCTCTCCACTTTCAAAAGCCATCACATCATGATCTTAGTCTTAAAAATATGTATTTTTCACCTATACATTATCGAGCACAGCACAAAACAGTAATATTGGTAGAAGAATCCGTAAATGGGGTTGTTGATTACAAGCAAAACGATGCTTTTTGGACCCATCCTCTCAAATTAATTCAGTACATTTATGGCTATGCAGTCATCAATCGTATACCTCGACTATAATGCCACTACACCCGTTGATGATCGGGTATTAGAACGGATGTTGCCCTTTTTCAAGCAGCAGTACGCCAATCCCAGCAGTCCCCATCTTTTCGCATTGCAGGTTCAGGAAGAAATTGATTTTGCTCAGCAAGATCTTGCCCATTTAATTAACTGCCATACAAGCGAACTAACCTTTACTTCAGGAGCGACAGAAGCGATCAATATGGCGATAAAGGGGCTCACCTATGGTCACCGCAAACATATCATTTGTGCATCCACAGAACACAATGCCGTACTTGAATGTTGTCGTTACATGGAAACTAAGGGATATGCTGTCACCTATCTGCCTGTAGACAAAGATGGCATCATCGATTTAAAAACGCTGGAGGATAGCATTACAACAGATACGGCGCTGGTTTGTGTCATGCTTGTGAACAATGAGACAGGTGTTATGCAAGATATACCATCAATTGCCACCCTAGCCCATCAGGCCGGAGCATGGTTTCTGTGCGATGCAACGCAGGCTGTCGGCAAGATTCCTATCGATGTAAAGCAGATGCAAATCGATTTTATGCCGATTTCAGCACATAAATTTTATGGTCCCAAAGGTATTGGCGCTTTATATACCAATCCTGCTGTCGGATCACTCAGACCATTACTGCATGGTGGTCAGCAACAGAAAGGTATGAGAAGTGGCACACTCAACGTCCCGGGTATTGTAGGACTTGGAACTGCCGCTGCCATCGCAAACCAGGAGATGGCAAATCAGAATAAACTGATTTTAAAGTTACGCGATGCCTTGGAAAAATCCATTTTGGAAATCAATGAGACTTTTGTGAACGGCCACTTGGACAAACGTATATTCAATACCACAAATATCAGTTTGCGCGGTCTCCATTCCCAAGAAATGATACTAGCCCTGGGCAATATCGCTGTTTCCAGTGGCTCAGCCTGTTCATCCGTAACAAACAGACCTTCTCCGGTATTGCGGGCTATGGGACTAAAGAATGAAGATAATCTCAGTGCAATACGGTTTAGTTTAGGCCGGTTTACAACTGACCATGACATCGATTATACCTTGGATAGGATCAAGAAAATTGTGACCAAACTTCGTGCATAGCGCTAAAAAGCTATCCATGTCCCTGATTATCCTGAATAGGAAAAACATGCAGTATCTGTGGAAATAAAGCTTTCACACTTTCTTTCACACCATTTGTTGACCCTGGCAAGGTCAAGACCAGCATTCGGTCTGCAAAACCTGCGACCGCTCTGGAAAGCATAGCAGTTTTTACAAATTGCTGTCCATACTGTCTTGCGATTTCCATTACACCCGGCAATTTCTTGGTTAAATAAGGCTCCACAGCCTCTGGCGTAACATCCCGATAAGACACTCCAGTCCCACCCGTATAGATCAGCATATCGACCCCTAATTCCCTGGAAACCGTCAATTGATGTTGAATAGCATCAATTTCATCTTGCACAACCTCAAATCGTACGACGTCTATACCATAATCTTCCAGTAACTCTTGCAATACAAATCCCGAGCGGTCTTGTTTTTCACCTGAATAGACCGAATCACTGCAAACAACAACTGCTGCCTTGATCTTCCTGTTTTCTAACAGATGCGCATGGTCACTTTTTCCGCCCGACTTGTGCAATAAACGAATCGAGCCGATTTCAACATGTTTATCGATCGGTTTTAACATATCATACAGCACCAGTGCGGCGACAGAAGCACCATGCATCGCTTCGACTTCTACACCGGTTTTATAGATCGTGTGCACAGTTACCGAAATCTTAATTGTAAGTTCTTCAATCTCAAAATCTATTGCCGCATATTCAATCGGCAACGGATGGCAGTCCGGGATGATATCGCTTGTTTTTTTTATGGCAAGCAACGTCGCCGCACGGGCAAACTCATAAACATTACCCTTTGGAACCTGACCATTTTTGATAGCATCTACCGTTCGGCCATGTGAAGTAACCACAGATGCTGTTGCTACCGCTTTACGCAACGTAGCGGATTTATGTGTAATATCGACCATCTCAATTATTTTTTTTCCACTGATGTGTATCGTCCTCAAATAGTTCTTTTCCCCAGATCGGAAGTTCCTTTTTAATCTGCTCCACAATCTCATGACAAGCCTGTTGCGCATCTGCACGGTGTTTAGAAGATACGAATACAAAAAGGCACAGCTGTCCAGTAGGCACCGTCCCTAAACTATGGTACACATGCATACAGATAAGCTTATACTTGGCAAACATTGCCTCTCTGATGGTATCCATTTTTTCTATAGCCATCTGTTCGTAAGCTGTATATTCAATTGCGGCTACGGATCTACCGTCTACCACATCGGCCCTGATCTGTCCCAAGAATAACTCGTGGGCACCGATAGCTGTTTTACTGCTATGTGCTGCAATACTCTTCGCGATCTGATGTGGCGAAATGGCTCCCTGCACAAATATATTTTTCATTTATTCTGCTTTATTAGTACTTAAATATGAAATAATGCCACCCGCCAGGTGACTTACCCTCTTTGCGGAACCGAAATGCGCTTTCAGCTTTCCCGCGGCATGTAAACTGCGTTTTCCGCTTTGACACACCATAATAATATGTGCGGTCTTTAATTCATCCAAACGGTCAAACAGTGCAGACAAAGGGATCTCCTGTGTCGCGATCGGAAATGGAGGTTCCTCATAGGTTTCCCGGATATCAACCAGACTGACGTTTTTATCCTGCAGATAGAATTCAATTTCATGCGGATAGATCAAACTGATATCCTGTCCCAAGTGTCGGTCCTGCTGAGTAGCCACCCTCTTTTCTGTAGCATAAACTTTAGCCCTTTCAGAATTCGGAGTGATCGATAAGATCATGGACTGATAGGTCAAAACATTAAAAGTCATTAACTTATTGACCAAGGGCTCTCCTATACCCGTTATTAACTTCAACACTTCGGTGGCTTGCATCAGTCCGATAATCCCCGGCAAAACACCCAATACACCATTTTCTGAGCAGTTTGGAGCTTCTTCAGCACTCGGGACTTGTGGAAATAGATCGCGGTAATGACAGACAGTTCCATCATCATCAGCGACATTAAAGATTGCTATCTGCCCTTCGTATTGATAGATCGCCGCAAAAACAAGCGGTTTTTTCAAACGTGTACAACAATCGTTTATAATATAACGTACCGCAAAATTATCCGTACAGTCAACAACTATATCATACTGTGAAACAATAGCATTATCATTGCTATCATCAAGCAAAACAGGATGTCCAACGATTGTGATAGACGGATTATTTTCGCTTAGCTTCCGCACAGCAACTGCGCACTTTAACTGCCCAAGATCTGCGGTGCTATATAGGGTCTGGCGTTGCAGATTACTCAGTTCTATCGAATCAAAATCAACGATACCGATACGCCCTACACCTGCCGCAGTCAGATACTGCAGTACCGGACAGCCTAAACCTCC
This region includes:
- a CDS encoding molybdenum cofactor biosynthesis protein MoaE, coding for MKNIFVQGAISPHQIAKSIAAHSSKTAIGAHELFLGQIRADVVDGRSVAAIEYTAYEQMAIEKMDTIREAMFAKYKLICMHVYHSLGTVPTGQLCLFVFVSSKHRADAQQACHEIVEQIKKELPIWGKELFEDDTHQWKKNN
- the moaCB gene encoding bifunctional molybdenum cofactor biosynthesis protein MoaC/MoaB, whose product is MVDITHKSATLRKAVATASVVTSHGRTVDAIKNGQVPKGNVYEFARAATLLAIKKTSDIIPDCHPLPIEYAAIDFEIEELTIKISVTVHTIYKTGVEVEAMHGASVAALVLYDMLKPIDKHVEIGSIRLLHKSGGKSDHAHLLENRKIKAAVVVCSDSVYSGEKQDRSGFVLQELLEDYGIDVVRFEVVQDEIDAIQHQLTVSRELGVDMLIYTGGTGVSYRDVTPEAVEPYLTKKLPGVMEIARQYGQQFVKTAMLSRAVAGFADRMLVLTLPGSTNGVKESVKALFPQILHVFPIQDNQGHG
- a CDS encoding HesA/MoeB/ThiF family protein, with the protein product MHWDPRYERHYSLPGFGYEAQEKLTAAQVLVVGAGGLGCPVLQYLTAAGVGRIGIVDFDSIELSNLQRQTLYSTADLGQLKCAVAVRKLSENNPSITIVGHPVLLDDSNDNAIVSQYDIVVDCTDNFAVRYIINDCCTRLKKPLVFAAIYQYEGQIAIFNVADDDGTVCHYRDLFPQVPSAEEAPNCSENGVLGVLPGIIGLMQATEVLKLITGIGEPLVNKLMTFNVLTYQSMILSITPNSERAKVYATEKRVATQQDRHLGQDISLIYPHEIEFYLQDKNVSLVDIRETYEEPPFPIATQEIPLSALFDRLDELKTAHIIMVCQSGKRSLHAAGKLKAHFGSAKRVSHLAGGIISYLSTNKAE
- a CDS encoding (2Fe-2S)-binding protein, with the translated sequence METIRINKKEYEVVIDKEMPLLWFLRDVVGLTGTKYGCGVAQCGACVVHMDGEAVRSCVTKMKRAVGKEVITIEGLSEKGDHPLQVAWKDVDVPQCGYCHAGQIMSAAVLLRERPNPTDQDIDDAMTGNICRCGTYSRIRQAIHHAASLQKK
- a CDS encoding cysteine desulfurase family protein, translating into MQSSIVYLDYNATTPVDDRVLERMLPFFKQQYANPSSPHLFALQVQEEIDFAQQDLAHLINCHTSELTFTSGATEAINMAIKGLTYGHRKHIICASTEHNAVLECCRYMETKGYAVTYLPVDKDGIIDLKTLEDSITTDTALVCVMLVNNETGVMQDIPSIATLAHQAGAWFLCDATQAVGKIPIDVKQMQIDFMPISAHKFYGPKGIGALYTNPAVGSLRPLLHGGQQQKGMRSGTLNVPGIVGLGTAAAIANQEMANQNKLILKLRDALEKSILEINETFVNGHLDKRIFNTTNISLRGLHSQEMILALGNIAVSSGSACSSVTNRPSPVLRAMGLKNEDNLSAIRFSLGRFTTDHDIDYTLDRIKKIVTKLRA